The sequence ACACGCAGGTCTACCATGCGACATTGACCGGAGCGCCGATCGCGCGCCCGCTCTTTTTCGAATACGGGTATAAGTACTGCGACGTCGATAACGAGTTTATGATGGGGAATAATATGCTGGTCTGCCCGGTGATTACCGAGGGACAGACGAAGTTCGACGCGGTATTGCCGCCGGGCGAATGGGTCGACTACTGGACGGGTAAAAAGTTCCCCGCCGGGAAAGTCACCCTCGCGGTCACAATCACGAACATTCCGGTATTTATACGGTGCGGATCGATCCTGCCGACGTACGAGTTCAAGATGAAGAACACCGCCGCGCTCGCGAAGATGCGCGACGTGACGATGACCGTCTACCCCGATTCGACCGGATACGCGTTCGGCGCGCTCTACGAGGACGACGGCGTCAGCTGGAGTTTCATGCACGAGGGTTTCCTGGTGAGCGCGGTCACCTACCGCCAGTCCGGCGACAAGGCGGCGATCACGATTAAGACGGTGGGAGCATACGACCCGGGGCGGAAAATGATATTCATCGTGCCCGCGGGCGTGAAAAATGTATCTATCGACGGGGGAAATTATCCGGTAACGGACGGAAAGATAATCTACCAGAGCCTGTAAAATAGACAAGGGGCGCCTTATCGGCGCCCCTTACCCGTGTATGATTTGGAGGCATTGTCTTTATAAATACGGAGACTATCCGAGCGGACTCATATGCATCGGACGCGGACGAACCGCGTTCTGGCGCGCCTTGTAGAGGAATATCTTGCAGTCCTTATTCAGCAGGAATAATTCCGAATCGCAAAACACCTTCTTCATCAGACCGACTTCGTGGTCGGAAAGCTTGTTATTCGGTTTGTTGTTATAAAAACCGCAGGTTTCTTTTAATGGGCACATGGTTTCCTCCTTCTCGTGTCCTCACTATATATAATGCATATAGTATGCCAACCGTTAGTTAATTTCGGAGGAAAATTCTGTTAATACTGCATAATATCTTAGTAAACCGCCCTGTTTTACGGGTCAAAATGAACATTTTTTGCCTTTTTTGCTGAACCGGCGAAAAAAAGAAAAGGAGTGTACTTTTTTAAATACACTCCTGCGTGTTATTTCTACACAATAGTCAATTCTGCCAACAAATAAATCATTTCAGAACGCGTACTCCATCGACGTATAGATCAGGTCGTAGTCCTTCATCTGCCCGATCGTGCACCCGTCCGCGCCGTCGAACAGCATACTGCCCAATGTCAGTTCCAGCCCCGGAGTGGGCTTATAGGTAACCCCGAACTGCAATACCGCGCCGTAATGGTCGTTGAAATATCCGCCGAAGTCCGCGCTCCCGAACGCGTCGCCCAACGTATTGACGTTCAGTATCCCCGTAACGAAGGCCTTGATTTTATCGTCGAGGAAAGTTTTCTCGAACCTCAGGATGAAATAGTCCTGAAGGCGTTCCGCGCCGGTCAGCCCGCGTTCGGTAAAAAACCCGTGCGCGAACTGGAAGTTGATATACCATCCCCCCTCGAACAGGCTATCCGCGCCGATAGTGTACTTCACATACGGCTGGTTGGAGAGATAAGCCGTTTCCTGTACAGTGAGCACATTATTGGTAACCATCACCGGCAGGACGATCACCACCGCATCGCTATGACTGGCGGTCTTCGTATTCTCCGGGAACGTCACCCCCGCTTCGCCCCAGACGACGAATAAGCCGGTGTTCCATGAAAAGTCCAATCCCGCTTCGGCCTCGCGGTAGTACGCCAGTTCGTAACTTTTCCCGTTCAGCGTAATATTCGTCGTCCCGCCGCCCATATCGATCACCGTTTGCTGCTGAATAGAAACCGACTTGACATACGGCAGGTCGTTGATACGGCTGACCGCGTTCGCGGAGATATCGATAGGGCCGAGATTGATCTTATACCGCAGGCCGTAGGACGCATTATAGATCGACAGTTCGGGGGTCGCCGCCGACGGGGCGGTCCATCCCGAAGTATGATTGCTGAACGTGGTCACATAAGGCATGATCCCCGCGATAATATTAGCGGACATCTGCGCCTCCATCATGCCGATCATCGTCAGGTTCAACTGCGCGATCGGGCTCATCGGCTGATACACGAATTGCAGTCCCGATTCGCTGTCCCCGATATTAAAATGCAATGTCGTATTCACGGCGATCGACGCGGACTTTTTGCCGAAGTTCAGCAGGTCGTAAAAATCGCCGGGGTTGACAATATCGGTCGGATTGAACACATCCGCCGTACCCCACACGATCCGCTGTTTTCCGACAGTAAATTCCAGCCCGTTGAAAATAAAATTGTCGTAGGTAAAATATGCCTCGTCGATCAGGATGTCGAGCGGCATCACCGAACTGCTCCACGCGAGCTCCTGCGGTATCAGGATATTGTTGAGCGTGGTCTGCCCCTTAGGCTGCCCCGAATAACGGAAACCGAGCCTGATCATCCCGTAAAAATTATCGTTCACCTGCGTGTCAAATTTCAGGCTGCCGCTCAGTTCATAGAACAGGATATCCCCGTTGGTGGGCGATATGCGCATATCCGCCTTGACCTTGCCGAGGATTTCCGCGCTCCATCCGCCCGCGGCGGATATCCCGGTTATAACGAGCGCGAGAAGTAACTTTTTCATAAGTTCCCCCTTATTCTTTCTTCTTCAGATACTGCTGGGTGAATATCCCCTTGCCTTTCAATCCCTGATCGAACTTGACGTCCTTCATAATCATTTCGGTGTAATGCTTTTTCGTCATATCTTCGACCTTGATCTTCACGGGGATGTCGTATTTCCCCATCTTCTGTACTTCGATAATATCCATCACCTTTTTCAGCGTGCTGCCGTCATAGAACTCCACCTTCGACGGGATAAACGTCGTTTTATCGACGGTCATCACGACTTTCCCGTAGGTCTTATCCGAGCCCGCTTTACGGGTCAGCACGAGGGTATAGGTTTTATCGTTCTCCGCTTGTATCGCGGAGGAGTAATCCTTTTTGTACTCATAGCTCCCGATTTCATTATAGGAAAAATCCGTGCCCTGGAAACTGTCGTTCTTGAACGACCCCTGTATCATCTTGATCTTTTTCATTTCGGGGAGATAGATCCATATCTGGTTATCCCCGGTCACAAGTAGCCCAATCCCGCTGACGCCGGCGGGCTTGGTGAATTTCACTACGCGCATATCATTCCCGGAGACATACATCTTCATTTCGCGGACTTCCTTGCCGCTCCCGTCGCTGTTCGCGAGCGTCAGTATATTGAGCGATTCCATGTCCTGCGGCCCGGTCAGCGAATCTTCCACCTTATTGAGCACCTCGTCCCCGGTCAGGGCGTAGCCCGCGGAGAACCCGGCGGCTAAAATCAGGATTATAAAAATCCCCGTCATTCTTCTCATTGTATCCTCCTATTTCGTTATCTTTTTTCTGAATACGCGCGACACATGGAACACCGCCGGCAGCAGGGTCAGCGACGCGAGACTGCTGACGATCATACTGACCGCGAGAAGCCCTCCGAGAGTGCGTAACGGGCTTAAACTCGAGAACATCAGCACTACAAACCCCAGACCCACCGCGAACGCATTAGCGAGAATCCCGACCCCGGTGGTCGATAATGTTCCCGCGACCGCCTGTTCCTCGTCGCCCCCGTTACGTTCCAATTCGAGAGTGAAACGGTTCGTGAAGTGGATGCTGTAATCGATACCCGTCCCGATAGCGATACTCGCGATCGTTACCGATACCAGGTCGAGCGGTATTCCTAAAAGCCCCATCACCCCGAAATTCACGAGCAGGGTAAATATAATCGCGGCGATGGAAACTATCCCTTTCGCGACAGAGCGGAATGTTAACGAGTTCAGGATGAGCACGGCGATCAGCGCGAAAATCAGGCTGCTCAGTTGATTGATATAGAGGCGCTGTTTCATCTGCGACGTGAGGTAGGCATACCCGCTGACTTCGAGCGTATCGAGTTTCTTTTCGCCTACGACAGCCCCGGTATAATCGCTCCCCATAGGCATCGTCTCCCAGAACAACGGCCCCAGCGCGTATTTGAGACGCCCGCGGTCGATCGATATCCCTATTGTGTCGTACACCAAATCCGCCGCCAGATTATACCGCTGGAGTCGTACATTTTCCGCGTAACGCATCGACAGGCTCTCCGCGAGCATTTTCACATCGTCGGCGGTAACCCCGTTGCCCGCCGGAACCGATCCCGCGATTGCGGCATAAACGCTCTCCGGGGTATATTCCGTCATCCCCTTCAATTTCGTAATAATCCGTTCCGCCTGCGCCTTCGAGAGAGTCACTTCGCATTCCGCGCTCAGCAGATATTTTTGCAGGGTCTCCGCCGGATAGGCAGGTTTGAACTCCAAGGCCGCCAATCCCGCGGCGCGCGCGGTATCCTTTAACATCTGGATATCCATCGCGTTCGTCGAGTCCTTCACATAAGCGTTGGACAGCATCATCGCGACCGTATCCACCAGTATCCCGTTGGTATAGTTCACGGGCGCCATTTTTATCCCCGGCCGGTACTTGTCGAGCAATTCGTTCAGGGGAGTAAAAATCTTCTTTTCATAACCCTGAGCGACGGACGG is a genomic window of Brevinematales bacterium containing:
- a CDS encoding outer membrane lipoprotein-sorting protein, which encodes MRRMTGIFIILILAAGFSAGYALTGDEVLNKVEDSLTGPQDMESLNILTLANSDGSGKEVREMKMYVSGNDMRVVKFTKPAGVSGIGLLVTGDNQIWIYLPEMKKIKMIQGSFKNDSFQGTDFSYNEIGSYEYKKDYSSAIQAENDKTYTLVLTRKAGSDKTYGKVVMTVDKTTFIPSKVEFYDGSTLKKVMDIIEVQKMGKYDIPVKIKVEDMTKKHYTEMIMKDVKFDQGLKGKGIFTQQYLKKKE